In Pseudomonas coleopterorum, the genomic window TCAAGGAACTGCCGCAATGATCACCACCGAACAACAGCAACGCATGGTCGACAAGGTTGCCCAGATCGACGCCCTGGCGGCGCGTGCGCGAATCCTGCCCGTCATCACCATCGCGCGTGAAGAGGACATTCTGCCGCTCGCCGATGCGCTGGCGGCCGGCGGTCTGACCGTGCTGGAAGTGACCCTGCGTTCGGCACTCGGCCTGAAGGCCATTCAGGTGCTGCGCGAGCAACGCCCCGAACTGCTGGTGGGCGCAGGTACCGTACTGACTCGGGAAATGCTGGCCGCAACCGAGCAGGCCGGCTCTCAGTTCACCGTCACCCCCGGTGTGACCCAGGACATGCTCAAGGCCGGTGTGGAAAGCTCGCTGCCCTTGCTGCCGGGTATCAGCAGTCCGTCCGAATTGATGATGGGCTACGCGCTGGGGTATCGCCGCTTCAAGCTGTTCCCGGCCGAGGTGAGCGGTGGTGTTGCTGCCATCAAGGCGCTGGGCGGACCTTTCCCGGAAGTACGCTTCTGCCCGACCGGCGGCGTGGGTCCAGGCAACATCAACAGCTACATGGGGCAGTCCAACGTGATGTGCGTGGGCGGCTCGTGGATGCTCGACAGCAAATGGATTGAAAACCGCGATTGGGCACGCATTCAGGAGTGCAGCGCGCAAGCACTGGCTCTGCTCGATTGATCAGACTTCGTTAGGCGCTTCATGGCTGTCTTCAGTGCGCTTGGTCGGCGCACTTTTTTTTGCCTGGAACAAAGCCCTCACGGTGTCTACCGGCCATCGGCAATGCGCGGCTTGCCATGTTTGACACGCAGCGGATCGAGCAGGTCGGACAAACCGTTGTGATCGATTTCCTGCATGAGGGCCAGCAGACCACCCAGCTCTCCCTTGGGAAAGCCTTCGCGTGCGAACCAGTTCAGATAATGCCCTGGCAGATCGGCAATCACCCGGCCCTTGTACTTGCCGAAGGGCATTGCAAATGTCACCAGGGATTCGAGTTTTTCGGGGTTCATGGGCAGGTCTTCGCAACGAGTTTCGTTTCATGGACAGAGTGGCAAAGGTTACATGCATTCTGCACGAGCACATAATTCGTGATCATGCATAAAGAGGGCAGGGTCGGCTGCTGATTAATCGCAAGCTACTGATTTATAAGACGATAACCAATTACATCGATTTGGCACGAAGCCTGCTGTTGCTCATCCATCCCCAACCCGGTTTCCGATTTTTTCTCAGGAATTGAACAAAGATGAATGGTCCCACCAAAAGCGTGATTTCGATTCTTAACAATCTGATCGAAACCTGCAAAGACGGTCAGGAAGGCTTCAAGACGTGTGCCGAAGACATCAAGAACCCCGAGCTCAAGGCGCTGTTCACCAAGCACGCGCACGAATGCGCCGAGGCGGCGGGCGAGTTGCAAGCCGAAGTGATCGCCTTGGGGGGTACGCCTGAGGATTCCACCAGCCTGAGCGGCGACCTGCACCGCCGTTGGGTCGACGTCAAATCGATTTTTACCGGCAAGGATGAAGAAGCGGTCTTGAACGAAGCCGAGCGTGGCGAAGATGTGGCACTTGCAGCCTATAAAGACGCCTTGGCCCAGCCACTGCCCGCCCATGTCCATTCCATCATCGAGCGTCAGCAGCAGGGCGTGCAACGCAATCACGACGAGATCAAGGCGCTGCGCAATATCGCTCGCGCCCATAGCTGAGTAGG contains:
- a CDS encoding DUF3820 family protein: MNPEKLESLVTFAMPFGKYKGRVIADLPGHYLNWFAREGFPKGELGGLLALMQEIDHNGLSDLLDPLRVKHGKPRIADGR
- a CDS encoding ferritin-like domain-containing protein — protein: MNGPTKSVISILNNLIETCKDGQEGFKTCAEDIKNPELKALFTKHAHECAEAAGELQAEVIALGGTPEDSTSLSGDLHRRWVDVKSIFTGKDEEAVLNEAERGEDVALAAYKDALAQPLPAHVHSIIERQQQGVQRNHDEIKALRNIARAHS
- a CDS encoding bifunctional 4-hydroxy-2-oxoglutarate aldolase/2-dehydro-3-deoxy-phosphogluconate aldolase, translating into MITTEQQQRMVDKVAQIDALAARARILPVITIAREEDILPLADALAAGGLTVLEVTLRSALGLKAIQVLREQRPELLVGAGTVLTREMLAATEQAGSQFTVTPGVTQDMLKAGVESSLPLLPGISSPSELMMGYALGYRRFKLFPAEVSGGVAAIKALGGPFPEVRFCPTGGVGPGNINSYMGQSNVMCVGGSWMLDSKWIENRDWARIQECSAQALALLD